The window ATCGTGCCCTCTGATAATACAGCTCGCATTCAGGAAATTCATGGAATTATCATCCATCTGCTGATTGAATTGATAGAATATGAGCTGTTTACAAATCCTAAAGAAAATCCCCAATCCAAATTATGCTGCTAAAATAAGGAAAAAATGTTTAAGAATAAACTAAAACCCTTTCTGCTAATACTGCTATTCACTGTTGCTTTTTGCCTGAATGCAGATTATTACGACGGCGTTATCAATTTAACCGGTGATGCTCTTTTCAATGGTTTACGGACTTTAATTTCCAATAATACCAATACCAGTTATGATGCCTCTAAGGTTGTTCTCTATCAAACCCTGGATAACTTTGATGGCTATGTAACCTGTGTTTATACGGGACAGGAATATAATGTGGGATTTAACTATACGGGAAGTACCAATCCCAATACGGAACATACTTATGCCCAAAGCTGGTTCAATGGAACTAATACAGATAAAAAGAAATCAGACCTCCATCATCTGTTTATAACTAATTCCGTGGTAAACAGTTCTCGGGGTAATTATCCTTTTGATGTTGTTGCCAATCATAATACTGCCACTGTTTATTACACTTACACACCCTGGCAAAGTTACCGGGGTAATAATGCTCAAAACAGAATGGTTTTTGAGCCCGCAGATGAATTTAAGGGTAATATTGCCAGGGCGTTACTTTATTTTTATACTCGCTACAGCGGAGAAAGTTTAGTTCAGCAAAATGTGGATATGTTACCTACATTGCTTATTTGGCATAGCTTTGATCCTCCGGATGCTGCAGAAATTACTCGTAACACGGGTGTTTATAATTACCAAAATAACCGCAATCCTTATATTGACCATCCGGAATTTGTAGCTAAAATATGGGGCGGAAATGATGTAGAGGATGTTGTTTTACCTGCTGTTCCCGAGTTTACAATCAATGCTGTTTATCCCAATCCTTTTATTTCTGAACTGAACATTGGCATCACTACTTTAAAGTCAGCTCTATTAACAACTTCTATCTATAACCTCAAGGGGCAATTGGTTTATAGTGAAAGCAGCGTATTATCTGCAGGAGAAAACAAGGTCTTTTGGCAAGGACAAGATAATAAGGGACATAATATTCCTGCCGGAGTTTATTTGATAAAAGTGCAAAGTGGAGATAAACAAGCGGTTACCAAGGTCTGGAAAGTGGCAGGTGATTAAAAAGGTTGAGAGGGTTGAGAAAGTTGAGAGGGTTTAGAAGGTTGAGAAGGTTGAGAGAGTTGAAGTCCTCATCAACCACATTGTTCAGCTGTAATCATTACTGCACAGTTAAGCGGTCTTTGTTTTTCTCCAGAGTTTTGGGTCCAATTCCCTTCACTTTCACTAAATCTTCAATAGTTGCAAAACTGCCGTTTTCCTTTCGCCAATCAATAATTGCCTGAGCTTTCACTTCTCCAATTCCGGAAAGGGTGCATAGTTCTTCCAGGTTAGCTGTATTGAGATTAATTATAGCAGTGTTATTTGCTTTGGCGGGAGTTGCAGATTTAGTTTTAGAAGCGGAAGCAGGGGTTGGATTAAGCTTGAAATTTATAGTATCGCCAAAGGCAAGTAAATCGGGCAGAATATTGGCGTAGGTCTTTGCCCCGATGCCTTTAATATTCATAATTTGGTTTACTGAGGTGAAGGGATTTGCTTCTCTATAGGCAATAATATCTTTGGCTCTTTTTTCTCCAATTCCGGATAAACAAAGCAGTTCTTCCAAAGTAGCAATCCGAATATCCAGTTGCAAGGGCTTATCTTCTTGAACTACCAGCTTTAGCGAATCTAAATCAGCAGGAGTTGCCTGAAGTGGATTCCAGCCAAAAAAATCCAGACAACAGCCGCAAAGAATAGTTATACTTATGAATAGCAAGATTTTTTGTTCATCGGGAGTGAGAAAATTACGCAGCGGATTTTTCAATTTCATATCAGTATTGAGGAGAAGGAAGCTGAGATTGGGTTTCCGCTTTTTGCTTCAGTTCCTGCCAATGGGGTTGCTGGCAAAGGTTATCTTCCCATTTAGCAAGATATTGGCTTAAGTGTTCACTATCTATCACTTTCCTGTTAAAAGCGGAAAGGAGTTCATTGCTAAGCTCATACCAGTTTTCCTGACGAGCTAACAGACCCGCGTAAACATCAAAATAGGATGCAGAATTCAGCACTATGGGATTTTGGGTAAAAAATTGTTCTATGCCTTGCCAATTCTCCGTCTCCTGCAAAATTTCCACATAGCCCTCAGCAAAAGCAAAAATACTATCAGCAGAAGCCATTTGACCGCTTTTAATTAGTTCAGACAAAAGGGGAGGCATATAAGAACTATACAGGGTTGCATTTTTCTCCTGCACCAGAAAATACTTTATGCGCATCCAGTTAGCCATCAATAAGTTGCGGTCTTTTGTCAGTTTCAGTTCCTTTTCTGCCCTTGGATAATCTTGGGTTAACCGATAGCGGTGAAACTGAAAAATATGAAAATAGTCATCATCAGGAAACTGTTTATAGCCCTCATCAAAGATTTTTAGGGCAAGTTCCTGACCGCTTAAAGGACTTGGAGTTTC is drawn from Candidatus Cloacimonas sp. and contains these coding sequences:
- a CDS encoding endonuclease, which produces MFKNKLKPFLLILLFTVAFCLNADYYDGVINLTGDALFNGLRTLISNNTNTSYDASKVVLYQTLDNFDGYVTCVYTGQEYNVGFNYTGSTNPNTEHTYAQSWFNGTNTDKKKSDLHHLFITNSVVNSSRGNYPFDVVANHNTATVYYTYTPWQSYRGNNAQNRMVFEPADEFKGNIARALLYFYTRYSGESLVQQNVDMLPTLLIWHSFDPPDAAEITRNTGVYNYQNNRNPYIDHPEFVAKIWGGNDVEDVVLPAVPEFTINAVYPNPFISELNIGITTLKSALLTTSIYNLKGQLVYSESSVLSAGENKVFWQGQDNKGHNIPAGVYLIKVQSGDKQAVTKVWKVAGD
- a CDS encoding helix-hairpin-helix domain-containing protein codes for the protein MKLKNPLRNFLTPDEQKILLFISITILCGCCLDFFGWNPLQATPADLDSLKLVVQEDKPLQLDIRIATLEELLCLSGIGEKRAKDIIAYREANPFTSVNQIMNIKGIGAKTYANILPDLLAFGDTINFKLNPTPASASKTKSATPAKANNTAIINLNTANLEELCTLSGIGEVKAQAIIDWRKENGSFATIEDLVKVKGIGPKTLEKNKDRLTVQ